The Microbacterium sp. W4I20 genome segment GAAGAAGTTCCAGCGCCAGTTGGCGGCATCCGTGATCCAGCCTCCGAGGAGCGGTCCGCCCACGGTGGCGACGGCCATGACCGCACCGAACAGACCCATGTACCGGCCCCGCTCACGCGGGCTGATGATGTCGGCCATGATGACCTGGCTGAGGGCTGCGAGGCCGCCGCCGCCGATGCCCTGGAGGGCGCGGAACGCGATGAGGGTGTTCGTGTCCTGTGCGAAGCCGGCTGCGGCCGTGGCGCCGACGAAGATCACGATCGCGAGCTGGATGAGCAGCTTGCGATTGAACAGGTCGGCGAGCTTGCCCCAGATCGGTGTGGAGATCGCCGTGGTCAGCAGCGTGGCGGTGATCACCCAGGTGTAGGCGGCCTGGTCGCCGCCGAGGTCGTGCACGATGACCGGCATCGAGGTCGAGACGACGGTCGTGGCGATCATCGAGACGAACATGCCGAGCAGGAGTCCGGTGAGGGCCTCGAGCACCTGGCGATGCGTCATCTTGGCGGGGGAGTCGGTGGTCATGCGTGACCTCTCGTGAGTCGCGGGTGGATGCAGCGACGGCTCTGGCGCAGGCAAGATGGTTGAACTTCGTCAACTATATGCACGTCGTTGACAATCGTCAACCATTTCGTCGAGATCAGATCGATACCTCCTGCGCATCTTGGAGCATGGCTCTGCGCGCAATCGTTCGTCGTCCGTTCACCCTCTCGAAGAGACTGAGGGAACCGACGCGGATGCGGCCTCCGGAGGATGGCCGGTCCCCAGAACATCCGCGCGGTGGAGATTCCTGAGGGGGAGATCGCATGGCTATCAACGACACGAGACGCAAGGTCCTCGCAGTGCTGGCAGGGGGGCTCGTGCTCGGCGTCGGCGTCGCAGTGACCCTCGCCGCCTGGAACGATTCTGAGTTCGCGACCGGCACATTCACCGCCGGTTCGTTCAACCTCGAGGGATCGGTGGCCGGAGACGTGGACGCGAGTTACAGCGACCACAACGTCGACGACGGAGATGCCGCGGCCACGCTCGCCTTCGATCTTCCCGCGAACATCGTCGGGAACATGTCGCCGGGTGACGTGGTCTACGAGGGCTTCTGGGTACGGCTGGCGGCCGGCACCACGACCGGGGCCGACCTGGTCGCCGCCGGCACGACATCGAGCCCTGCAGCCACCTCCAACACCGACCACCTCGGCTACTCCATCTATGCACTCGCACCGGGCGCGACGTGCAACGCGGCCAGCGCGGTGGGCACGCCGATCGCGACCGGAGCGACTCTCGACGCCCAGGCCGGCGTCACGACCACTCCGCTCCTGGAAGGTGCGACGGCGACTGCTGCCGGAACCGCCGTGCAGTTGTGCTTCGCCGTGACCGCCGATGCGACCCTCGAGCAGGGACTCGCGACGACGGCGACGTGGGAGTTCACGGCGACCTCGACGGACTGAGTCCGTGATGGACACCCGCAGAAGCGTGCGGGAGGCGAAGCGACTGCGCTCCCGCCGGATCCGTGCTGTGCTCGCGGGCGGACTGGTGCTCGGGATCGGTGCGACGGCGACTCTTGCCGCCTGGAACGACTCCGAGTACTCCAGCGCGACCTTCACGGCCGGACGCTTCGACATCGTCGGAGCCTCGGACGGCACGACGTTCACCAGCCATGCCGCCCTCGGCACGCCGGCCGCGCTGAGCTTCGTGGCGACGCCGACGGCGATGGCTCCCGGAGCGACGACGTACGCGCTGTTCAGCGTGCGGACGGCGAACCCGTCGATCGCGGGCACGCTGCAGTGGAACGCCATCGCACCGGGGACCACAGGGCTCGCGGCGGCACTGCGGTACGGCGTGCGCACCATCGCCGGCACGTCCTGCACCTCGACCACCTACGCGGCCGGGACGTCCGTCGTGCCGGACAGCTCTCCGCTCGCGACCAACGGCACGGCGACCCAGGTGGTGGCAGCCAACGCAGCCTCGACGGTGAACTATTGCGTCGCGGTGACCCTGATCGCTGCCGCGGATCCGGCCGTTCAGGGAACCTCCACCACGCTCACCTGGCAGGTGCTCGGCACCTCCTCCATCCCATGATCGTCCGGGCCGCGCCAGCAGGATGAGGAGTTAGTGATGACCGCCCCGGTGACGAGACGGAGCCTGCGCTCGCAGCTCGGCCGCACTGACGCGCCCGCATCCGAGCCCAGGCTCTCGGGACGAGCGGCTCGTTCCCGAGCGGGCAGCGTCATCGCGGACGTGCTGCTGTGGGTCGCGGCGCTCGCCGGCGTCATCTGCATCGTCCTAGTCATCCTGGCCTTCACCGCGCAGATCACCCTGATCATGTTCCGGACCGGATCCATGTCGCCCACGATCCCGGCCGGATCGGTCGCGGTCTTGCAGCGCATCCCTGCCGACCAGATCGCCGTCGGCGACGTCGTCACGGTCGACCGCCCCGGAGAGCTGCCCGTGACTCACCGGGTGACCTCGATCACCCCCGGTTCCGGCGCCGAGGAGCGCACCATCACCATGCGCGGTGATGCGAACGCCGGCGATGATCCGTTCCCCTACCCGGTGACCAGTGTGCGCCTCGTGCTCTTCTCGGTTCCCGGCATCGCGACTCTGATCGTGGGAATGGGTGATCCGCTGGTTCTGGGCGGGCTCACCGCGGCCGCAACCGGGCTCGTCGTCTGGGCGTTCTGGCCGCGTTCCGGCAGAAGGCGACGCGACAGGGTCGCCGGAGGTGTCACATGAGACCGCGCCTGTCGCGACGGGTGGCCGCTGCCTTGGCTGCCGGGACCGCCGTCGGGATGCTCCTCGCGCCCGCCGTCGCGTGGGCTGCGCCCTCCACGCAGGTGATTCAGGGTGATGTCCTGCGTCTGGTGTCGGTCGCGGACTGGGACGCTGCGTCCAGTCTGCTCCCGGGGGCATCGGTGCGATGGGACGTCGAGGTGAGCGCCGATGCTCCGGATCCCGGTGTGGTGCACATCGGCGTGAGCGCACGAGGATCCGCGCGGCTCATCCTCGACGTCGCGACGTGCGCGCGAGAGTGGGCTGCGACCGGTTGCCCCGGCGGTGCGACCGTGCTTCGCACCGGCTGGAGCGTTCCGCGTGACGGAGCCGAGATTCCGCTCACCCGGATCGCCGACACGGAGACAGCCCACCTGAGGCTCGCCATCACCCTGGATCCCGCGGACGGCGCAGGCAGCACCGACCTCCGAGTGCATGCGGCGGGCGCGGGCGAGAGCGCGGTCGTCGGCCCGGATGGCGGCCTGGCGACGACCGGTCTGTCGTCGTCGACCCCGTGGGCCGCCGCGGGCGGCGCGGTGCTCGTGCTCGCGGGGGCGACCATGGCGCTGGTGCGACTCCGGCGAGCCGACCGGAAGGCGGAGCCCTCGTGACCGGGCGGCGCGGGCGCAGGATGCTGGCCGGAGTCGTCGGGCTCTCGGTCCTCGTCGGCGTTGTCGGGATGCCGTCGGTGCAGCCGGTCGAAGCATTGTTCACGGACCCGGAATATGCTTCGGCCACGATCCGAGCCGAGCTGAAGCCGCCCACGCTGATCAGCGTGGTGTGTGTGCGTCCGCCCGTAGGTGGGGGTTCCGTCGTGACGATTCAGTGGCGATGGCCCACGACGGTTCCCTACAGCGGCTTCACTGCCACGAACGCCCGCTGGAAGGTGGGCACCATCGACCCCTACACGATGCCGACGACGGGTCCGGTTTCCGGGGTGTACACGTCGACGATCACCACGAGCGGTCTCGGGGCGCTGCTCGGGTCACTGCTCGGAGCCAATCTGGTGATCGACGCGCGGGCCACCACCACAACATCGTGGACATCGCTGCAGGCCTCGTCCATCACGTACAACGCACCGCTCCTCGGCGGAGATCCGACCTGCCCGATCACCAACAGGTGACCAGCGGCCTGCTGTGAACCGGGTGACTCAGTCGGCCAGTGCCAGTGCGCGGAACGCGTCGCGCTCTCTGAGCTGCTCGCGACGGCTCGCGGCGGCATCCGCGATGCGGGTCGGCGGCTGCTGGCCGGTGGTGCGGCGGTAGAGCTCGTCGATCAGGTCGGTGGCGAGGCCGATCAGCTTCGCGATCTCCCGGTCGTCGCGATCGATCCAGACGCAGCGGGGCTCATCGTGGATGGGGGAGAAGTCGACGTGCTCCTCCCAGACGAAGAGCGTGCGCTCCGCGCCGAGCACGTGCTGCTGCCACCAGATCTGGCGGAGGTAGGTGCGGGGGATACCGCGGAAGGCTTTGTTGGTGGTCTTGATCTCGGCCAGCTTCACGCGTCCGGCGGAGTCCACGGCGATGCCGTCGGGAGTGGCCAGATGACGGTGCTCCACCTCGGCGCGGAAGAGTGCGGATGACGGAAGGATGCCGTGGGTTGCGGCGACCCACGCGGCGATCTCCGGTTCACGACGACGCCCGTGGTCCGTGTAGGCGTTGCCGCCGAAGCGCGGTCCGCCGCCGAGCTTCGCGTCGGCTGCCCGGGCGATCGATTTCTCGCTGGTGAGCCCGGCGACATCGGTCGCGGTGATGCCGCGTGAGCGGGCCCGCATCCACGCCACTCGATCGCGCGAGTCCGCGACGATGCGTGCAGCGAGTTCGGGGTTCACTCCTCGACCCTAACCCCGTCCGCCGACGTCATCCTCCGTACACGCCGCCGAGCGGCATCGATCACTCTCAGATGGCCGGACGGTCAGGTGAGAGCGGGCCAGGACTCGGGGCCCGCCGAGCCCGCGGCGTAGTCCTCGAGCGGCACGTCGCCGCGGCGCCAGGCCTGCAGTATCGGCTCGACGATCCGCCAGCACTGCTCGGCCGCGTCGCCGCGCACCGCCAGCATCGGATCGCCGTCGAGCACGCCCGAGAGCACTTCGGCGTAGGCCTTGAGCGCGCCCTCGCCCAGGTCGGCGGCGAGCGTGGAGCGCTCCAGCTCGAAGGGGTCTTCGGCGGCGTTGAGGTTCAGCTCGAGCGACATGCGGTCAGGCCCGAGCGAGAAGCGCAGCACCGCGCCGTCGGACGATCCGGTCAACCCCGTGGGGATGTGCCGGACCGGGCGGAAGTGCACGACGATCTCCCGCGCCGGGTCGCCGAGGGCCTTGCCGGAGCGCAGCCGGAAGGGCACCCCCGCCCAGCGGGCGTTGCGCACCTCGAACGTCGCCTCGGCGAGCGTCTCGGTCTGGCGATCCGGGTCGACTCCCGGCTCGTCGACGTACGACGGCTTCTCGACGCCCTCGATCGCGCCCGCCGTGTACCGGGCACGGCGCGACGAGTTCGCCGGGTCACCGCCCCACACCGAGGTCGCGCGCAGCACCGCACTGGTCGCCTCGCGGAAGTCGACCTCGTCGAGGGTGGCGGGCTCCTCCATCGCGAGCACCGCGAGCACCTGGAGCAGGTGGCTCTGGATCATGTCGACGAGCGCGCCGGCCGCGTCGTAGTACCCGGCGCGGCCTTCCAGCGCCAGCGACTCGTCGTAGACGATGTCGACGGATTCGATGCTCTCCGCCGACCAGAGCGGTTCGAGGATGCGGTTCGCGAATCGGGCGCCGAGCAGATTCAGCGTGGTCGATCGACCGAGGAAGTGGTCGACGCGGAACACCTGGCTCTCCGGCACGAGCGCGGTGAGCGTCTCGTTCAGCGCGCGCGCGCTCGCTTCGTCGATGCCGAACGGCTTCTCCATCACGAGCACCGCGCCCTCGGGCAGCATGTCGGGCGTCATGGCGGTGATGGATGCGGCGGCGATCGACGGCGGCACCGCGAAGTACAGCGCGACCTGGCCCGAGCAGTCCTTCAGCAGCGCGCTCAGGTCGTCGGCGCGGGTGATGTCGGTCTTGCGGTAGACGACCTCGACGCGGGATGCCGCCACTTCGGCATCCATCGTCGCGAAGGACGCACGGACCACGGCCTCCAGGTCGGCATCCGTCCAGTCCTCCCGGTCGGCGCCGATGATCCGCACCGCGCGGGACGGCTCCCGGGTCAGCAGCTGGCCCAGGGCGGGGAGGAGGAGACGGGAGGCGAGATCGCCACCGGCTCCGAAGATCACGAGGGTGGTCGGATCGGTCATGAACCCACCGTAATCGCTCCTCCCCATAGCGGGACATGTCAGACTCGGGCGATGCCCGCCCCGATCGAGGACTACGCCCTGCTCAGCGACTGCCGCACCGGAGCCCTGGTGTCGCTGGAGGGCAGCATCGACTGGCTCTGCCTTCCCCGCTTCGACTCGCCGTCGCTGTTCGGCGCGCTGTTGGGCGCACCGGTCAACGGATGCTGGAGCCTGCGTCCCGCCGATGACACCGCCGTGCCGCACCGGCACTACATCTCCGACACGTTCATCCTCGTGACCCGGTGGGAGACCGCGGGCGGCGTCGCCGAGGTGCACGAGTTCATGCCGCTGCATCCGAGGCGCACCGAGGTCGTGCGCCGGATCGTCGGGATCTCCGGGGAGGTCGACTTCGTCACCGAGCTCCGCCTGCACTTCGACTACTCCCGGCGCCTGCCCTGGGTGCGCCAGGTCGGCACGCCGGAAGAGCCGGCACTGCGCGGCTCGGCGGGGCCGGAGGCCGTGATCGTGCGCGGCGTGCGCCTCGTCGCGGAGGATCACCTGCACCGCGGGGCCTTCACGATCGCGGCGGGCGAGACCCGCGACCTCACCCTCAGCTGGTTCCCTTCGCACGAGCACCCGCCCAAGCCGCTCGACATCGAGGAGGCCATCGCGGCGACGCGCTCGTGGTGGCAGGGTTGGGCGAGCGGGATCGAGCACGACGGCCCGCACCGCGACGAGGTCGTCCGGTCGCTGCTGGTGCTGCGGGCGCTCACCAACAAGGACACCGGGGGCATCGTCGCGGCGGCCACGACCTCGCTCCCCGAGCAGTTCGGCGGCTCGCGCAACTGGGACTACCGCTTCGTCTGGTTGCGGGATGCCGCGCTGACGCTCGAGGCACTGATCTCGCACGGCTTCCTGGAGGAGGCGCACCACTGGCGTCGCTGGCTGCTCCGCGCTGTCGCCGGGGAGCCGAGCGAGGTGCAGATCATGTACGGCATCGCGGGCGAGCGCGACCTGCTCGAGCGTGAGCTGACGAGCCTGCCCGGCTATGAGGGCGCGGCACCCGTGCGCATCGGGAACGGCGCCGTCGACCAGTACCAGGGCGACGTGATCGGCGAGGTGCTGGTCGCGCTGGAGGCGGCGCGCATCGCGTGCCTCGAGGAGGGCGACTTCTCCTGGCCGCTGCAGCGCGCGCTCATCGAGCAGGTCATCGCCTCGATCGACCGCCCGGACAACGGCATCTGGGAGATCCGGGGCGAGCCGCAGTGGTTCACCCACTCCCGGGTCATGATGTGGGCGGCGGTCGACCGCGGGGTGCGTGCCGTGCGGGAGCACGGTCTCGCCGGAGACGCCGACCGATGGGAGACCGTCCGCGACCGGCTGCGCGCTGAGATCGACGAGCGCGGCGTGGATCCGGACGGCGGCTACTTCACCCAGCACTACGGCTCGACCGAGGTCGACGCGTCGCTGCTGGTGCTGCCGCAGGTCGGCTACTGCGCCCCCGACGATCCCCGGATGCTGCGCACGGTCGAGCAGATGGAGCGGATGCTGCTCCGTGACGGCTTCCTGCTGCGATACCGCACGGAGTCCGGCGTCGACGGACTCGCCGGCGACGAGCATCCGTTCATCGCCTGCAGCTTCTGGCTCGTCGAGCAGTACGCGGCGACCGGTCGCAGCGACGAGGCCCGCGATCTGATGGCACGACTGCTCGCGATGACCAACGACCTCGGGCTCTTGTCCGAGGAGTACGACGTCGGGAACGACCGCCAGGCGGGGAACACCCCGCAGGCGCTCTCGCATCTCAGTCTCATCCGCGCGGCGGACGCCCTCGCCGGGCACAGGGGCCGCGCCGCCGACCGCCGGTGATCCCCTCGGCGCCACGATTTGGGGCCTGGCGGTGGGGTGAGGTAGCCTTGTCGTAACCGAAGACCGCTGGTCATCGTCGTGCGCGCAAGTGCGAGGCGATCGAAGCTCTGCACAGCAGGGGCCCGCGCAGGACACGAACTTCTCGAAGCTCCGTGCGCTTGCGCCGGAGCTTCTTTCTTTTGCAGGGGGTCCGAGGTCGGCGCCCCACCACCGTGCGGCGCCTCGTACACACCAAGGAGTGACCATGGCGCAGAAGGATGCATCGGTCGCCGAGCTCACGAAGTCATTCGAGAACTCGAACGCCGTCCTGCTGACCGAGTACCGCGGTCTGACGGTTGCCCAGCTCAAGGAGCTGCGCAACAGCATCCGTCAGAATGCCGAGTACGCCGTGGTGAAGAACACGCTGACCAAGATCGCCGCCAACAAGGCCGGGATCACCACGCTGGACGACGACCTCAAGGGTCCGTCGGCCGTCGCGTTCGTGCATGGCGACTTCGTCGCCACTGCCAAGGCTCTGAGTGACTTCGCCAAGGCCAACCCGCTTCTCGTGATCAAGTCCGGCGTCTTCGAGGGCAACGCCCTCTCCGCCGACGAGGTCAGCAAGTACGCCGCGCTGGAGAGCCGTGAGGTTCTGCTGGCGAAGGCTGCGGGCATGATGAAGGCGACGATGGGCAAGGCTGCCGCCACCATCGACGCGCTTCGCGAAAAGCTGGAGACCGCTGAGGCCGCGTAAGCGTCCGGCGATCTTTTTCACAAAACCCCATCTATTAGGAGATACATCATGGCGAAGCTTTCCACTGAGGAGCTGCTCGAGCAGTTCGCTGGCCTGACCCTCGTCGAGCTCAACGACTTCGTGAAGGCGTTCGAGGAGAAGTTCGAGGTCACCGCTGCTGCACCCGTCGCCGTTGCCGGCGCAGGTGGCGGCGCTGCTGAAGAGGTCGAGGAGAAGGATTCCTTCGACGTCGTCCTCGAGGCTGCCGGAGACAAGAAGATCCAGGTCATCAAGACCGTTCGCGAGCTCACCTCGCTCGGTCTCGGCGAGGCCAAGGCCGTCGTCGACGGTGCTCCCAAGGCTGTGCTCGAGGGCGCGACCAAGGAAGCAGCCGAGAAGGCCAAGGAAGCCCTCGAGGCTGCCGGCGCGACCGTCACCCTCAAGTAATCCGGTCCGGGACGAGGCGCACGGCGTCTCGTCCCGGCGGATCACGCTTCATCGAAGGCCCCGGGTCCGCCCGGGGCC includes the following:
- a CDS encoding SipW-dependent-type signal peptide-containing protein — protein: MAINDTRRKVLAVLAGGLVLGVGVAVTLAAWNDSEFATGTFTAGSFNLEGSVAGDVDASYSDHNVDDGDAAATLAFDLPANIVGNMSPGDVVYEGFWVRLAAGTTTGADLVAAGTTSSPAATSNTDHLGYSIYALAPGATCNAASAVGTPIATGATLDAQAGVTTTPLLEGATATAAGTAVQLCFAVTADATLEQGLATTATWEFTATSTD
- a CDS encoding SipW-dependent-type signal peptide-containing protein, which gives rise to MDTRRSVREAKRLRSRRIRAVLAGGLVLGIGATATLAAWNDSEYSSATFTAGRFDIVGASDGTTFTSHAALGTPAALSFVATPTAMAPGATTYALFSVRTANPSIAGTLQWNAIAPGTTGLAAALRYGVRTIAGTSCTSTTYAAGTSVVPDSSPLATNGTATQVVAANAASTVNYCVAVTLIAAADPAVQGTSTTLTWQVLGTSSIP
- a CDS encoding signal peptidase I gives rise to the protein MTAPVTRRSLRSQLGRTDAPASEPRLSGRAARSRAGSVIADVLLWVAALAGVICIVLVILAFTAQITLIMFRTGSMSPTIPAGSVAVLQRIPADQIAVGDVVTVDRPGELPVTHRVTSITPGSGAEERTITMRGDANAGDDPFPYPVTSVRLVLFSVPGIATLIVGMGDPLVLGGLTAAATGLVVWAFWPRSGRRRRDRVAGGVT
- a CDS encoding YqaJ viral recombinase family protein translates to MNPELAARIVADSRDRVAWMRARSRGITATDVAGLTSEKSIARAADAKLGGGPRFGGNAYTDHGRRREPEIAAWVAATHGILPSSALFRAEVEHRHLATPDGIAVDSAGRVKLAEIKTTNKAFRGIPRTYLRQIWWQQHVLGAERTLFVWEEHVDFSPIHDEPRCVWIDRDDREIAKLIGLATDLIDELYRRTTGQQPPTRIADAAASRREQLRERDAFRALALAD
- a CDS encoding glucose-6-phosphate dehydrogenase, giving the protein MTDPTTLVIFGAGGDLASRLLLPALGQLLTREPSRAVRIIGADREDWTDADLEAVVRASFATMDAEVAASRVEVVYRKTDITRADDLSALLKDCSGQVALYFAVPPSIAAASITAMTPDMLPEGAVLVMEKPFGIDEASARALNETLTALVPESQVFRVDHFLGRSTTLNLLGARFANRILEPLWSAESIESVDIVYDESLALEGRAGYYDAAGALVDMIQSHLLQVLAVLAMEEPATLDEVDFREATSAVLRATSVWGGDPANSSRRARYTAGAIEGVEKPSYVDEPGVDPDRQTETLAEATFEVRNARWAGVPFRLRSGKALGDPAREIVVHFRPVRHIPTGLTGSSDGAVLRFSLGPDRMSLELNLNAAEDPFELERSTLAADLGEGALKAYAEVLSGVLDGDPMLAVRGDAAEQCWRIVEPILQAWRRGDVPLEDYAAGSAGPESWPALT
- a CDS encoding glycoside hydrolase family 15 protein; translated protein: MPAPIEDYALLSDCRTGALVSLEGSIDWLCLPRFDSPSLFGALLGAPVNGCWSLRPADDTAVPHRHYISDTFILVTRWETAGGVAEVHEFMPLHPRRTEVVRRIVGISGEVDFVTELRLHFDYSRRLPWVRQVGTPEEPALRGSAGPEAVIVRGVRLVAEDHLHRGAFTIAAGETRDLTLSWFPSHEHPPKPLDIEEAIAATRSWWQGWASGIEHDGPHRDEVVRSLLVLRALTNKDTGGIVAAATTSLPEQFGGSRNWDYRFVWLRDAALTLEALISHGFLEEAHHWRRWLLRAVAGEPSEVQIMYGIAGERDLLERELTSLPGYEGAAPVRIGNGAVDQYQGDVIGEVLVALEAARIACLEEGDFSWPLQRALIEQVIASIDRPDNGIWEIRGEPQWFTHSRVMMWAAVDRGVRAVREHGLAGDADRWETVRDRLRAEIDERGVDPDGGYFTQHYGSTEVDASLLVLPQVGYCAPDDPRMLRTVEQMERMLLRDGFLLRYRTESGVDGLAGDEHPFIACSFWLVEQYAATGRSDEARDLMARLLAMTNDLGLLSEEYDVGNDRQAGNTPQALSHLSLIRAADALAGHRGRAADRR
- the rplJ gene encoding 50S ribosomal protein L10, which encodes MAQKDASVAELTKSFENSNAVLLTEYRGLTVAQLKELRNSIRQNAEYAVVKNTLTKIAANKAGITTLDDDLKGPSAVAFVHGDFVATAKALSDFAKANPLLVIKSGVFEGNALSADEVSKYAALESREVLLAKAAGMMKATMGKAAATIDALREKLETAEAA
- the rplL gene encoding 50S ribosomal protein L7/L12 — protein: MAKLSTEELLEQFAGLTLVELNDFVKAFEEKFEVTAAAPVAVAGAGGGAAEEVEEKDSFDVVLEAAGDKKIQVIKTVRELTSLGLGEAKAVVDGAPKAVLEGATKEAAEKAKEALEAAGATVTLK